The Pseudomonadota bacterium DNA segment TCGACGGCGCCGGGAAGAAGGCGGACATCAAGGGGCGCGTGGAGCAGATCCGCAAGCAGATCGAGGACACGAAGTCGGACTACGACAAGGAGAAGCTCCAGGAGCGGCTCGCGAAGCTCGTCGGCGGCGTGGCGGTGCTCAAGGTCGGCGCCGCGACCGAGACCGAGATGAAGGAGAAGAAGGATCGCGTCGAGGACGCGCTGAACGCGACGCGCGCGGCCGTCGAAGAGGGGATCGTCCCCGGCGGCGGCGTGGCGCTTCTGCGATCGATCGACGCGCTCGTCAAGGTCGAGGTGCTCGACGACGAGAGGGTCGGGGTGAACATCGTGCGCCGGGCGCTCGAGGAGCCGATGCGGCAGATCGCGAACAACGCGGGCGTCGAGGGCTCGATCGTCGTGCAGCGCGTCGCCGAGGGCAAGGGCGCGTTCGGCTACAACGCCGCGACCGACGCCTACGAGGATCTCGTCAAGGCGGGGATCATCGATCCGACCAAGGTCGTGCGCACCGCGCTGCAGAACGCGACGTCCGTGGCCGGCCTCATGATCACCACCGAGGCCGCGATCGCCGAGAGGCCGAAGAAGGAAGGCGCCGGCGGCGGCGGCATGCCGGGCGGCGGCATGGGCGGCGGCATGGGCGGCATGGGCGGCATGATGTAGGCCGCGGCGGAAGCCGCACGAT contains these protein-coding regions:
- the groEL gene encoding chaperonin GroEL (60 kDa chaperone family; promotes refolding of misfolded polypeptides especially under stressful conditions; forms two stacked rings of heptamers to form a barrel-shaped 14mer; ends can be capped by GroES; misfolded proteins enter the barrel where they are refolded when GroES binds; many bacteria have multiple copies of the groEL gene which are active under different environmental conditions; the B.japonicum protein in this cluster is expressed constitutively; in Rhodobacter, Corynebacterium and Rhizobium this protein is essential for growth); its protein translation is DGAGKKADIKGRVEQIRKQIEDTKSDYDKEKLQERLAKLVGGVAVLKVGAATETEMKEKKDRVEDALNATRAAVEEGIVPGGGVALLRSIDALVKVEVLDDERVGVNIVRRALEEPMRQIANNAGVEGSIVVQRVAEGKGAFGYNAATDAYEDLVKAGIIDPTKVVRTALQNATSVAGLMITTEAAIAERPKKEGAGGGGMPGGGMGGGMGGMGGMM